In candidate division KSB1 bacterium, the following proteins share a genomic window:
- a CDS encoding rhomboid family intramembrane serine protease: MIPLNDENPTQNIPFITYTIITVNILVFFNQFLFEGSGFVIKYGTIPYEITHFREIASRPEFQTPFANIFTLFTSMFIHGGFFHIASNMLFLWIFGDNVEDLMGSFRFLLFYLLTGLIASLAQIIIAPSSTIPMVGASGAISGVLGAYFLKFPKAKVKVLIIFIFFIQVISVPAVIVLGFWFLMQIMSGFTSLDALDMGGVAWFAHIGGFIAGLIFVNKFQKRKVQIWY; encoded by the coding sequence ATGATTCCCCTAAATGATGAAAATCCCACACAAAATATTCCCTTTATAACCTATACAATTATCACTGTAAATATTTTGGTATTTTTCAACCAGTTTCTTTTCGAAGGAAGTGGATTTGTTATTAAATATGGGACAATACCTTATGAAATAACACACTTCAGGGAAATTGCATCGAGACCTGAGTTCCAAACACCTTTTGCCAATATCTTTACACTTTTCACATCTATGTTTATCCACGGTGGATTTTTTCACATTGCCAGCAACATGCTATTTTTATGGATTTTCGGAGACAATGTAGAGGACCTAATGGGATCGTTTCGGTTCTTACTATTTTACCTGCTCACAGGCCTTATTGCATCTCTTGCTCAAATTATCATAGCGCCCTCCTCCACAATACCTATGGTTGGAGCAAGTGGAGCAATTTCCGGAGTTTTGGGTGCTTATTTCTTAAAATTTCCAAAAGCAAAGGTAAAAGTACTCATTATCTTTATCTTTTTTATTCAGGTGATTTCAGTCCCAGCTGTCATCGTTTTGGGATTCTGGTTCCTCATGCAGATCATGAGTGGGTTCACTTCTCTTGATGCATTGGATATGGGGGGAGTTGCCTGGTTTGCACATATCGGAGGCTTTATCGCAGGATTAATTTTTGTGAATAAGTTTCAAAAACGCAAAGTGCAAATTTGGTATTGA
- a CDS encoding YXWGXW repeat-containing protein: MKIRSMLTILMVTSLTCLNLEGCATRAVYVKTAPPAKRADVRPARPFAKAVWIAGFWRWNGNKYVWLKSKWVKPQKGFKWVPGHWKNSSRGYRWIPGHWK; this comes from the coding sequence ATGAAGATCAGATCAATGTTAACCATATTGATGGTTACAAGCCTTACTTGTTTAAATTTGGAGGGATGTGCAACACGTGCAGTTTATGTAAAAACAGCGCCACCGGCTAAAAGAGCCGACGTGCGTCCGGCAAGACCTTTTGCCAAAGCTGTTTGGATTGCCGGATTTTGGAGATGGAATGGCAACAAATATGTTTGGCTTAAGAGTAAATGGGTAAAACCTCAAAAGGGGTTTAAATGGGTTCCAGGTCATTGGAAAAACTCCTCCCGAGGATATCGCTGGATTCCGGGACACTGGAAGTAA
- a CDS encoding carboxypeptidase regulatory-like domain-containing protein, producing MRQFTKYLNSVVLAVSVCLGLFNSETPAQQQTNEILVISPEEAKVPIQGTVRFRAQLFGVSNFTALTADRIDWKVEPEDLGRITDDGFFIAGNKPGNGAIIATAILLNREVKARAKIVVGETDVEDRTKLELIVQPKKAALGFGDSLRFHAKLSYKNSDKVVPNLLVNWLVKPRHIGKINQRGLFVAGNDPVQGEVIAYIEYNGTRIFGGSQVVVGSRPNAAAAGRVTDENSGEGVENAAVVAYRIGHVRWSRRVLTDPDGNYLLEKLIPGKYVLWAKGKGYITEYFEEAQSFKDATPVQMAENDTANGINFTMNHGGVIAGTVYSNVNSLPLAHAHVSVFGRNSLDVNLKHHSVTDENGNYIIDNLRTGDYLVVADKPGYQHEFFDNAVRPDEATAVHVEVPDTTNGIDFSLSMHGAISGRVIVDDSTNAPIKGAIVFARDLNNSRSDRDKKVRTNENGEYLLELDPGFYLMGVEAKDYNNEFFDDVFIPALATPVQVIENEHTGDINFALLPLSTMSGVVTDGNGSPIERASVFAYPEVGQGHSVKTETNENGEYLLTGLYAGIYFVKANARGFHPEFYLEAKRLSDATPVSVGINEQIGDIDFTLDAASAIEGIVVSEDEGNPPLARALIIAKLIGAPFQSKAFSNDDGSYRIDNLPAGSYYVYAMARGFHREFFDNAVTREEATVVDLDVAEVEAGIDFSLKPIPDHEGSISGLVTADLDSLPIPGAIVVAVGAQSGPPFFGVTSADGLYELKGLPNGDYYVMSWADGYIGEFFDDVHNWHKATLVNVVSPHESSSIDFALAKKRNGPYRVRGKVVTRQNQPIANALIYARSKRGIDGFAVSDEEGNYEINEMAAGQVQIIAAVPGLKQNNDNNLASDDSVTVDLNSGNDNYQANITMDGDVATGVDAIDGAIPETYGLDQNYPNPFNPETTIQIHLPVSGEVTLKVYNLLGQEIVTLANEILEAGNHVLNWNGLNKFQTQVPSGIYYYRIQVKNGKNVTFEQIRKMTLLK from the coding sequence ATGAGGCAATTTACTAAATATTTAAACAGTGTCGTTCTTGCTGTATCCGTATGTCTGGGACTGTTTAATTCGGAAACACCAGCACAGCAACAAACAAATGAAATTTTGGTTATTTCACCGGAAGAAGCGAAAGTGCCAATCCAGGGAACGGTTCGTTTTCGAGCACAGCTATTTGGAGTTTCAAATTTTACTGCTTTAACTGCCGATCGGATTGATTGGAAAGTAGAGCCTGAAGATTTAGGAAGAATAACCGATGATGGCTTTTTTATTGCGGGCAACAAACCCGGTAACGGAGCTATAATCGCGACTGCAATATTATTAAATCGTGAAGTTAAAGCCAGAGCAAAAATAGTAGTAGGGGAGACCGATGTTGAAGATCGCACCAAACTGGAGTTAATTGTTCAGCCGAAAAAAGCCGCGTTAGGTTTTGGAGATTCACTAAGATTCCATGCTAAATTGAGCTATAAGAATAGCGATAAAGTTGTTCCGAATCTACTCGTTAACTGGTTGGTTAAACCGAGGCATATTGGAAAAATCAACCAGCGTGGATTATTTGTCGCCGGGAATGATCCGGTTCAGGGCGAAGTGATAGCATATATAGAGTACAATGGAACCAGGATTTTTGGTGGTTCGCAAGTTGTGGTTGGCAGTCGTCCTAATGCCGCTGCAGCCGGCAGAGTGACAGATGAAAATTCCGGAGAAGGAGTAGAGAATGCAGCAGTTGTGGCTTATCGGATAGGCCACGTACGTTGGTCCAGAAGAGTGTTAACTGACCCTGATGGAAATTATTTACTAGAGAAATTGATCCCGGGCAAATATGTACTTTGGGCCAAAGGTAAAGGATATATCACAGAATATTTTGAGGAAGCTCAAAGCTTTAAAGATGCAACACCAGTGCAGATGGCTGAAAATGACACTGCAAATGGAATTAATTTTACTATGAATCATGGTGGAGTAATTGCAGGAACGGTTTACAGTAATGTTAACTCATTGCCACTTGCTCATGCGCATGTTAGTGTTTTCGGTAGAAATAGTTTAGATGTAAATTTAAAACACCATAGTGTAACAGATGAAAATGGGAATTATATAATAGACAACCTGCGTACGGGTGATTATTTGGTTGTAGCTGATAAGCCAGGTTACCAGCATGAGTTTTTTGATAATGCGGTTAGACCGGATGAAGCGACTGCTGTGCATGTCGAAGTGCCGGATACCACAAATGGAATTGATTTTTCTCTTTCAATGCATGGCGCCATTTCAGGTCGCGTTATTGTAGATGATTCGACAAACGCCCCCATTAAAGGAGCCATTGTATTTGCCAGGGATTTGAATAATTCACGTTCGGATCGTGACAAAAAAGTACGCACAAATGAAAATGGTGAATACTTGTTGGAATTGGATCCTGGCTTTTATTTAATGGGTGTCGAAGCAAAAGATTATAATAATGAGTTCTTTGATGATGTTTTCATTCCTGCTCTAGCTACTCCAGTCCAAGTCATAGAAAATGAACATACAGGCGACATCAATTTTGCACTTCTGCCTTTGAGTACAATGAGTGGTGTAGTAACAGATGGTAATGGCAGTCCAATTGAGAGAGCTTCCGTTTTTGCATATCCAGAAGTCGGCCAGGGGCATTCGGTAAAAACCGAAACGAACGAAAACGGGGAATATTTATTAACCGGGTTATATGCCGGCATTTATTTTGTAAAAGCAAACGCTAGAGGATTTCATCCCGAGTTCTACTTAGAGGCAAAGAGATTAAGCGATGCTACTCCTGTTTCTGTTGGTATAAATGAGCAAATTGGGGATATTGATTTTACTTTAGATGCCGCTTCTGCAATCGAAGGGATTGTGGTTTCGGAAGATGAAGGAAATCCTCCACTGGCGAGAGCACTGATCATCGCAAAATTGATTGGCGCACCCTTTCAAAGTAAAGCTTTCTCAAATGATGATGGAAGTTACCGGATTGATAACCTTCCTGCCGGATCTTATTATGTATATGCAATGGCAAGAGGATTTCATCGGGAATTTTTTGACAATGCCGTAACTCGTGAAGAAGCTACTGTAGTTGATCTGGATGTGGCAGAAGTCGAAGCCGGTATAGATTTCAGCCTTAAACCTATTCCTGATCACGAAGGATCTATCAGTGGTTTGGTGACCGCAGATTTAGACAGCTTACCAATCCCAGGCGCAATCGTGGTTGCGGTGGGCGCTCAAAGTGGCCCGCCATTTTTTGGTGTGACTAGTGCTGATGGACTTTATGAATTAAAGGGTTTACCCAATGGTGATTATTACGTAATGTCTTGGGCCGATGGTTATATTGGCGAATTCTTTGATGATGTCCACAATTGGCATAAAGCAACATTGGTGAATGTTGTTTCACCGCATGAGTCATCCAGTATTGATTTTGCCTTGGCCAAAAAACGCAATGGCCCTTATAGAGTCCGAGGCAAGGTAGTAACACGGCAAAATCAGCCTATTGCCAATGCATTGATATATGCAAGATCTAAGCGTGGAATAGATGGATTTGCAGTTAGTGATGAAGAAGGTAATTATGAAATCAATGAGATGGCAGCGGGACAAGTTCAGATAATCGCTGCAGTACCCGGATTAAAGCAAAACAACGACAATAATTTAGCATCGGATGATTCAGTAACCGTTGATTTAAATTCCGGGAATGACAATTATCAAGCAAATATTACGATGGATGGTGATGTCGCAACCGGTGTCGATGCAATAGATGGCGCGATTCCGGAAACATATGGATTGGATCAAAATTATCCGAATCCATTCAATCCGGAAACTACAATTCAAATACACCTGCCAGTTAGCGGAGAAGTTACTCTTAAGGTTTATAATTTATTGGGACAGGAAATTGTAACCCTGGCAAACGAGATTCTGGAAGCCGGAAATCATGTGCTAAACTGGAACGGATTGAACAAGTTTCAAACTCAAGTGCCGTCGGGAATCTATTATTATAGAATTCAGGTAAAGAACGGAAAAAATGTCACTTTTGAACAAATTCGAAAAATGACTTTACTGAAGTAA
- a CDS encoding winged helix-turn-helix domain-containing protein, with protein MENERILIALPENENKNSVSRILRQKGYDVTFKRKGQEVLNYVKNDLPLVILMDYNLKGKNGWEVSKELKSDQLTQNVGVILHCEINEENEIIHAFEMGADDVIHAENSVREIVARVDALIRRLKNGHNCIKVQDLEIDLDAHRVKKDGEPIDLTYIQFKLLYLLASRRESIFSRTEILERVWGKKVYVTNRTVDVHIKRLREKLGEIRYPSNYIQTIHGVGYRFI; from the coding sequence ATGGAAAACGAAAGAATATTAATTGCACTGCCCGAGAATGAGAATAAAAATTCTGTAAGCAGAATATTGAGACAAAAAGGGTACGACGTTACCTTTAAGCGTAAAGGGCAAGAAGTATTGAATTACGTTAAAAATGATCTTCCGCTTGTCATCCTTATGGATTACAATCTGAAAGGTAAAAACGGTTGGGAGGTTAGCAAAGAATTAAAGAGCGACCAACTGACTCAAAATGTTGGTGTCATACTCCATTGTGAAATCAACGAGGAGAATGAAATAATACATGCATTTGAAATGGGCGCAGACGACGTCATTCATGCGGAAAATTCTGTTCGAGAAATTGTAGCCAGAGTAGACGCACTTATCAGAAGATTGAAGAATGGGCATAATTGTATCAAAGTTCAAGATCTTGAAATTGACCTGGATGCTCATCGAGTAAAGAAGGATGGAGAACCAATTGACTTAACTTATATTCAGTTCAAATTGCTCTACTTATTAGCATCACGGCGGGAAAGCATTTTTTCTCGTACTGAAATCCTAGAAAGAGTTTGGGGCAAAAAAGTATATGTCACGAATCGTACTGTTGACGTTCATATTAAAAGATTAAGAGAAAAGCTAGGCGAAATTCGTTATCCATCTAACTACATCCAGACGATACATGGCGTGGGATATCGATTTATCTAA